A genomic region of Hypomesus transpacificus isolate Combined female chromosome 19, fHypTra1, whole genome shotgun sequence contains the following coding sequences:
- the rplp2l gene encoding ribosomal protein, large P2, like: MRYVAAYLLAALAGKESPAAGDIKKILESVGIEADDTRMEKVISELSGKNVDEVIAQGYGKLASMPAGGAVAVASSAAVGSGGAAAPAAVEEKEEKKDESEESDDDMGFGLFD; this comes from the exons ATGCGTTACGTTGCTGCTTACCTGCTTGCTGCCCTTGCAGGCAAAGAAAGCCCCGCGGCTGGCGACATCAAGAAGATACTGGAAAGTGTTGGCATTGAGGCTGATGACACACGCATGGAGAAG GTCATCTCTGAGCTCAGTGGCAAGAATGTGGATGAGGTGATTGCCCAAG GCTATGGTAAGCTTGCCAGCATGCCAGCAGGTGGTGCTGTTGCAGTGGCCAGTTCTGCAGCTGTCGGGTCAGGAGGAGCTGCTGCCCCAGCTGCAG ttgaggagaaggaagagaagaaggatGAATCAGAAGAGTCTGATGACGACATGGGATTCGGCCTGTTTGACTAA
- the lin7c gene encoding protein lin-7 homolog C: MASLGEPVRLERDISRAIELLDKLQRTGEVPPQKLQALQRVLQSEFCNAVREVYEHVYETVDINSSPEVRANATAKATVAAFAASEGHSHPRVVELPKTEEGLGFNIMGGKEQNSPIYISRIIPGGIADRHGGLKRGDQLLSVNGVSVEGEHHEKAVELLKAAQGTVKLVVRYTPKVLEEMESRFEKMRSAKRRQQNSYPQ; the protein is encoded by the exons ATGGCATCGTTGGGGGAACCTGTACGGCTGGAAAGAG ATATTTCCCGTGCCATTGAGCTTCTTGACAAGCtccagaggacaggggaggtgcCTCCCCAGAAGTTACAGGCGCTGCAGAGAGTTCTGCAAAGTGAGTTCTGCAACGCTGTCAGAGAG GTGTATGAACATGTATATGAGACGGTGGACATTAACAGCAGTCCTGAGGTTCGGGCCAACGCCACAGCAAAG GCCACGGTTGCTGCATTTGCAGCTAGTGAGGGTCATTCACACCCTCGTGTGGTGGAGCTGCCCAAAACAGAGGAGGGTCTGGGCTTCAACATCATGGGAGGAAAAGAGCAGAACTCACCCATCTACATCTCACGCATCATTCCTGGGGGCATTGCAGACCGCCATGGAGGCCTAAAAAGAGGAGACCAGCTCCTTTCTGTTAATGGAGTG agtgtggagggggagcaccatgagaaagctgtggagctcctcaAGGCAGCCCAGGGCACAGTTAAGCTGGTGGTGAGGTACACCCCCAAAGTCCTTGAGGAAATGGAATCCCGTTTTGAGAAAATGAGGTCTGCAAAACGCCGGCAACAGAACAGCTACCCCCAGTAG